A part of Streptomyces sp. NBC_01210 genomic DNA contains:
- a CDS encoding Pycsar system effector family protein, translated as MAERLLMSVREDIGRADTKAAILLSGAVAFLAVILSRGSTPLPESRSTPALLVVGGLFWGAGVLMLVAVILPRTRIGADRTLLRDLAARASSEQLLARLASAGEDVTGWLLDQASVHGAVLAAKYRWLRMGVCSLALGALLTLFSELW; from the coding sequence ATGGCGGAGCGTCTGCTCATGTCGGTCCGCGAGGACATCGGCAGGGCCGACACGAAGGCGGCGATCCTGCTCTCCGGCGCCGTCGCCTTCCTCGCCGTCATCCTCTCCAGGGGATCCACTCCGCTGCCCGAATCGCGCTCCACACCGGCGCTTCTTGTTGTGGGCGGCCTGTTCTGGGGTGCCGGAGTGCTGATGCTCGTCGCCGTGATCCTGCCGCGCACCAGGATCGGCGCCGACCGCACCCTGCTGCGCGACCTGGCGGCCCGGGCCTCTTCGGAACAACTGCTGGCCCGCCTCGCCTCAGCGGGCGAGGACGTCACCGGCTGGCTGCTGGACCAGGCGAGCGTGCACGGAGCGGTGCTCGCCGCGAAATACCGGTGGCTGCGCATGGGCGTGTGTTCCCTCGCGCTCGGCGCGCTACTGACCCTCTTCAGCGAACTGTGGTGA
- a CDS encoding Crp/Fnr family transcriptional regulator — protein sequence MSLFGQDRSFLDALTLQDRRALLGAGAPRAYEPGDVMIRERDTTTYVLALLSGWAVVSVETERGARLILALRGAGEVVGDLAAVDQGPRSATVTALGRVEAVAVSGVRFRGFLAARPHATSLIMRQLSTRLRSADIERRSLASGTVLQRLAARLVELAERAGRRGEDGTVLQLPLPQHDLAAAIGATREAVAKALRLLREQDVVRTANRRVIVTDMQVLLLLAQGRGQPLGTQPPEKSPPTV from the coding sequence ATGAGTCTGTTCGGCCAGGACCGCTCGTTCCTCGACGCCCTCACCCTTCAGGACCGCCGTGCGCTGCTCGGCGCGGGTGCACCGCGGGCGTACGAACCCGGTGACGTGATGATCCGCGAACGCGACACGACGACGTATGTGCTGGCGCTGCTCTCCGGATGGGCCGTTGTCTCGGTCGAGACGGAGCGCGGCGCCCGGCTGATACTCGCCCTGCGCGGTGCGGGCGAGGTCGTGGGCGATCTCGCCGCCGTCGATCAGGGGCCGCGCAGTGCCACCGTCACCGCACTCGGCCGGGTGGAGGCGGTGGCCGTGTCCGGAGTCCGGTTCAGGGGCTTCCTGGCCGCCAGACCGCACGCCACCTCGCTGATCATGCGCCAGCTGAGCACGCGGCTGCGCAGCGCGGACATCGAGCGCCGTTCCCTCGCCTCCGGCACCGTGCTGCAGCGGCTCGCCGCCCGGCTGGTGGAGCTCGCCGAGCGGGCCGGCCGCCGCGGCGAAGACGGCACCGTTCTGCAACTCCCGCTGCCGCAGCACGACTTGGCGGCAGCCATAGGAGCGACCCGAGAGGCGGTCGCCAAGGCGCTCCGCCTGCTGCGGGAGCAGGACGTGGTCCGTACGGCCAACCGCCGGGTGATCGTCACCGATATGCAGGTGCTGCTCCTCCTCGCCCAGGGCCGCGGGCAGCCACTCGGGACACAGCCGCCCGAGAAATCTCCGCCGACTGTGTAA
- a CDS encoding tubulin-like doman-containing protein translates to MKIYQPMLFVGLGGTGGRIGAELERGLRRELCGPDGTKLVAAGRRAPFQLPDYLQFVYADFSESELDRLPQFSAKGTEAAAYARTSRVIHDLLPTGYDSSPEVTRMLRVALHEETHGWLPPQERQPRVAPLHNGAGQLPTVGRAALFATLRSGLEPVLRQLRAAISTISNSAGDLRDLGGRQIRGCDVFVAFSVAGGTGAGIYYDFIHLIGHEFRKSKVPGVKIYPLVVMPSAFTPEAGGGREAELNSARALVDLARLVDDQNVPDARNDFGDVKQRGSISVHYPVDGVVALRPSTVQTAFLFSRPAVIRPEDLRRSITAMVMSLIGTELGEESGQGRTEDDYQSFAASFVNKSVERSTPARSGIGYRGMSTSLAASLTVPVDDLAEIVAGRLLAQAVHGMAEDARRPRDDGAERVQELFERSGIGRLWTREAPEIPVPDPLPKGNNKIGQALRDRIGDMEDRLGRLGRELDREIPRLVEDFKPQTGARELLGLIGPFQLERTLAGLHGHPQRAAEAGFAGMLENRKNDPERPDGVQPSAPQIPRIKGGVGGLVPARWGDPDVQEAVIEQDDWYRWRANRLWHRGWKEQESRWRPPMARAIKEIGELARALRAHEEDERKLFMERRKELYRDDRTGVSYLLPPQNNLRAFYDEVFDRLVQHEGLPENTDPAGLLARLIQPEDWQRALEAVRRSPRAAVKEIKQVVEQRVKGLFGEASVLNDRPLLPSMGVLLRAAAGDEDAEATVDSRWLEQFRSQLAGLLPVGFTPDGSGPLKVLIVHPASEADGRAEQFLKQELNLPRDPQATQEYRAVDTESITVVLFRSGMSLTDVSEVRHVLRLWSEARDAAGVDDFLHWRQRLGHRDDWLASTEDDRQRILHRILCAMWNGRVDFEGPATSPELIRIRLQEGDSATMTLRLEAFDGSVSSWAGLLAAYERWALLDEGQIIEDFCDRLMRTQPTGLATTPVPASKLFKTLVHDVAPQQIALLDELSGRYGDEDEEWLVPLRHFWEKTLKGALEMRFPGASRPTRPSLWALDQRYARGAGAEPDARSNGGRTTGSPAPEWTEREKRDHERPQLERPDPEKPEWERPERETSARETSARETSARETSARETSAHETSAGETSEHMWSERDTSASSAKYPWDREGGEE, encoded by the coding sequence ATGAAGATCTACCAGCCCATGCTCTTCGTCGGCCTGGGCGGAACCGGCGGTCGGATCGGCGCCGAGCTTGAACGCGGACTGCGCCGGGAGCTGTGCGGCCCCGACGGCACCAAACTGGTCGCCGCCGGCCGGCGCGCACCGTTCCAGCTGCCGGACTACCTGCAGTTCGTCTACGCGGACTTCAGTGAGTCGGAGCTCGACCGGCTTCCGCAGTTCAGCGCCAAGGGCACCGAGGCCGCAGCGTACGCCCGTACCTCACGCGTCATCCACGATCTGCTGCCCACTGGCTACGACAGCTCTCCGGAGGTGACCCGCATGCTGCGGGTCGCCCTGCACGAGGAGACCCACGGCTGGCTGCCGCCGCAGGAACGCCAGCCGCGCGTGGCCCCGCTGCACAACGGTGCCGGGCAGCTTCCGACGGTGGGCCGGGCCGCGCTCTTCGCCACGCTGCGCAGCGGCCTGGAGCCGGTACTGCGGCAACTGCGCGCGGCCATCAGCACCATCAGCAACTCCGCGGGTGATCTCCGCGACCTGGGCGGACGGCAGATCCGCGGCTGCGATGTGTTCGTGGCGTTCTCGGTGGCCGGAGGCACCGGAGCCGGTATCTACTACGACTTCATCCATCTCATCGGGCACGAGTTCCGCAAGTCCAAGGTGCCCGGGGTGAAGATCTACCCACTGGTGGTCATGCCCTCGGCCTTCACACCCGAGGCGGGCGGCGGACGCGAGGCCGAGCTGAACTCCGCCCGCGCGCTGGTGGACCTCGCCCGGCTGGTGGACGACCAGAACGTGCCCGACGCCCGGAACGACTTCGGCGATGTGAAACAGCGCGGCTCGATCAGCGTGCACTATCCCGTGGACGGGGTCGTCGCGCTGCGCCCGTCGACCGTGCAGACCGCGTTCCTCTTCAGCAGGCCCGCGGTCATCAGGCCGGAGGACCTGCGCCGCTCCATCACCGCGATGGTGATGTCGCTCATCGGCACGGAGCTGGGCGAGGAGAGCGGCCAGGGGCGCACCGAGGACGACTACCAGTCGTTCGCGGCCAGCTTCGTCAACAAGAGCGTGGAGCGCTCCACCCCGGCCCGCTCAGGCATCGGCTACCGCGGAATGTCCACCAGCCTGGCCGCCTCACTGACGGTACCCGTGGACGACCTCGCCGAGATCGTCGCCGGCCGGCTGCTCGCCCAGGCGGTCCACGGGATGGCCGAGGATGCCAGACGCCCCCGTGACGACGGCGCCGAACGGGTCCAGGAGCTCTTCGAGCGATCGGGCATCGGCCGGCTGTGGACCCGGGAGGCCCCGGAGATCCCGGTCCCCGATCCGCTGCCCAAGGGGAACAACAAGATCGGCCAGGCGCTGCGCGACCGGATCGGTGACATGGAGGACCGGCTCGGCCGGCTCGGCCGTGAGCTGGACCGGGAGATCCCACGGCTGGTCGAGGACTTCAAGCCGCAAACCGGCGCACGCGAACTTCTGGGCCTGATCGGACCGTTCCAGCTCGAACGGACGCTGGCCGGGCTGCACGGCCATCCGCAGCGGGCCGCCGAGGCCGGGTTCGCCGGAATGCTGGAGAACCGGAAGAACGATCCGGAACGGCCGGACGGCGTGCAGCCCTCCGCCCCGCAGATCCCGCGGATCAAGGGGGGAGTGGGCGGGCTCGTGCCGGCCCGCTGGGGGGACCCGGACGTCCAGGAGGCCGTGATCGAGCAGGACGACTGGTACCGCTGGCGGGCCAACCGGCTGTGGCACCGCGGCTGGAAGGAACAGGAATCCCGGTGGCGGCCACCTATGGCCCGCGCCATCAAGGAGATCGGCGAGCTCGCAAGAGCGCTGCGCGCGCACGAGGAGGACGAGCGCAAGCTGTTCATGGAACGCCGCAAGGAGCTCTACCGCGACGACCGCACCGGAGTCTCCTATCTGCTGCCGCCACAGAACAACCTCAGAGCCTTCTACGACGAAGTCTTCGACCGCCTCGTCCAGCACGAGGGGCTGCCGGAGAACACGGATCCCGCCGGGCTGCTGGCAAGACTGATCCAGCCGGAGGACTGGCAGCGTGCGCTGGAGGCCGTACGCCGCTCTCCGCGCGCCGCCGTCAAGGAGATCAAGCAGGTTGTCGAGCAGCGGGTGAAGGGGCTTTTCGGAGAGGCGAGTGTGCTCAACGACCGTCCCCTGCTGCCCTCGATGGGAGTACTGCTGCGGGCCGCGGCCGGCGACGAGGACGCCGAGGCCACCGTGGACAGCCGCTGGCTGGAGCAGTTCCGCTCGCAGCTGGCGGGACTGCTGCCGGTCGGCTTCACCCCGGACGGCAGCGGTCCGCTGAAGGTCCTCATCGTGCACCCGGCGAGCGAGGCGGACGGACGTGCCGAACAGTTCCTGAAGCAGGAGCTGAATCTGCCGCGCGACCCTCAGGCGACCCAGGAGTACCGGGCCGTGGACACCGAGTCCATCACGGTGGTGCTGTTCCGCAGCGGGATGAGCCTCACCGATGTCTCCGAGGTCCGGCATGTGCTCAGGCTCTGGTCGGAGGCGCGGGACGCGGCGGGAGTGGACGACTTCCTGCACTGGCGGCAGCGGCTGGGTCACCGCGACGACTGGCTGGCCAGCACGGAGGACGACCGGCAGCGGATTCTGCACCGGATCCTCTGCGCGATGTGGAACGGGCGCGTCGACTTCGAGGGTCCGGCCACATCGCCCGAGTTGATACGGATCCGGCTCCAGGAGGGCGACTCGGCCACCATGACCCTGCGGCTGGAGGCCTTCGACGGCTCCGTCTCCAGCTGGGCCGGGCTGCTGGCGGCGTACGAGCGGTGGGCGCTGCTGGACGAGGGGCAGATCATCGAGGACTTCTGCGACCGGCTGATGCGCACCCAGCCGACCGGGCTCGCCACCACTCCCGTACCTGCGTCGAAGCTCTTCAAGACGCTCGTTCACGACGTGGCTCCGCAGCAGATCGCGCTCCTGGACGAGCTCTCCGGGCGGTACGGGGATGAGGACGAGGAGTGGCTCGTACCCCTGCGGCACTTCTGGGAGAAGACCCTCAAGGGAGCCCTGGAGATGCGCTTCCCGGGTGCGTCCCGGCCCACCAGGCCCTCGCTGTGGGCGCTGGACCAGCGGTATGCGCGGGGGGCAGGAGCGGAGCCGGACGCGCGGTCCAACGGTGGGCGCACCACGGGGTCACCGGCACCGGAGTGGACGGAGCGTGAGAAGCGGGACCACGAGAGGCCGCAGCTCGAGAGGCCGGACCCCGAGAAGCCGGAGTGGGAGCGGCCGGAGCGCGAGACCTCGGCACGCGAGACGTCAGCACGCGAGACGTCAGCACGCGAGACTTCGGCACGCGAGACGTCAGCACACGAGACATCGGCAGGCGAGACGTCGGAGCACATGTGGTCGGAGCGTGACACGTCGGCGTCCTCGGCGAAGTACCCCTGGGACCGGGAGGGCGGTGAGGAGTGA
- a CDS encoding vWA domain-containing protein, producing MHLRSKAGALVMAGALLALSGPLTAPATATATGSARAPAPATEGPDPIDFAVVVDQSKSLSDKDLTREVEAAALLSQGEISERSRAAVIGFGSSEKAGQTAVREVCGLTVADAAGRQRLSDCVQELSRRDPRRTGPGTDFPAALSQAVDRLSESNKPTPKVVFLLTDGKLDVRDSPEYGTDAASRQANGAKRLTEALARARRESVQVWPLGFGSEIDRAALTEMAEGGYRNGCADLPGATPRMRVVDSSAQIDKALQETFAAARCAQIAHGTAGKPPADLAVTIPPIATDGSITVGKHDPKVSVTYYDPSGRKVPTQGAFDGSTFEVSGQDGPVEALRVKNPLPGRWRVRVEAPEGHRDREVAVRAIWQGRLRSAVTLDPAAPRAGEQAVVEIRMQTRRGVVLTDPRQLAGVKVSARLSGSGFAPVTVRLADDGRAPDQRADDVRFTGTLTVPAGASGDLELTTQMAAPGVTADHRPLHARVTSGTPPVTAGLTVDRATVHPGATVGGTLDITNNDSGPHTLRLALDDQAPGSALRISPATVTAAPGERTRARFTLSLGPGTPLGEVGGSITVVDTGDDGRVLDTSFLDLRVEAPPTWWDRWWGAVIGGGALVLVLAAFAVVRLGARRRRRDLVGVQLELSTEGRSLDELTIRSGQSTGGEFHFTVDRATGAAPSLQRSTPGAPASHRLRRTGAGEILLRPQQGREHAVRAGESTGIADGLELVVRDRRGPAGRSSRGERGRTWPGRARGGRTGGDAGTPSRGRWSRPNRGNDAAGRPRPGGDPADTGEQPAGTRRFDPNF from the coding sequence ATGCACCTGAGAAGCAAGGCGGGCGCCCTGGTGATGGCCGGCGCGCTGCTGGCTCTGTCCGGGCCGCTCACGGCGCCCGCGACGGCGACAGCGACGGGGAGCGCCCGCGCCCCGGCGCCCGCCACCGAGGGCCCGGACCCGATCGACTTCGCCGTGGTCGTCGACCAGTCGAAGAGTCTCTCCGACAAGGATCTGACACGCGAGGTGGAAGCCGCCGCGCTGCTGAGCCAGGGCGAGATCTCGGAGCGCTCCCGCGCCGCCGTCATCGGGTTCGGCAGCTCCGAGAAGGCGGGACAGACAGCGGTGCGGGAGGTCTGCGGACTGACCGTGGCCGACGCCGCGGGACGGCAGCGCCTGAGCGACTGCGTACAGGAGCTGTCCCGCCGGGATCCGCGGCGGACCGGTCCGGGAACCGACTTCCCGGCCGCCCTGAGCCAGGCCGTCGACCGGCTGTCCGAGAGCAACAAACCCACCCCGAAGGTGGTCTTCCTGCTCACCGACGGCAAACTGGATGTGCGTGACAGCCCGGAGTACGGCACCGACGCCGCCAGCCGCCAGGCCAACGGCGCCAAACGGCTGACCGAGGCGCTCGCCCGCGCCCGCCGCGAATCCGTCCAGGTCTGGCCGCTCGGTTTCGGCAGCGAGATAGACCGGGCGGCCCTGACCGAGATGGCCGAGGGCGGCTACCGCAACGGCTGCGCCGATCTGCCCGGTGCCACCCCGCGGATGCGGGTGGTGGACAGCTCGGCGCAGATCGACAAGGCGCTGCAGGAGACCTTCGCCGCGGCACGCTGCGCCCAGATCGCACACGGCACTGCCGGAAAGCCGCCGGCCGATCTGGCGGTGACGATCCCGCCGATCGCCACCGACGGATCGATCACGGTCGGCAAACACGACCCCAAGGTGTCGGTCACCTACTACGACCCCAGCGGCCGCAAGGTGCCCACGCAAGGGGCGTTCGACGGCTCGACCTTCGAAGTCAGCGGCCAGGACGGCCCGGTCGAGGCGCTGCGCGTGAAGAATCCACTGCCCGGCCGCTGGCGGGTCCGGGTCGAGGCACCGGAGGGCCACCGGGACCGTGAGGTCGCCGTCCGTGCCATCTGGCAGGGCCGGCTGCGCTCCGCCGTGACCCTGGACCCCGCCGCGCCGCGTGCCGGAGAGCAGGCCGTGGTCGAGATCCGGATGCAGACCAGGCGCGGCGTCGTGCTCACGGACCCGCGCCAGCTGGCCGGTGTCAAGGTCTCCGCGCGGCTGTCAGGAAGCGGATTCGCCCCGGTCACCGTGCGGCTGGCGGACGACGGCCGGGCACCGGACCAGCGGGCCGACGACGTGCGCTTCACCGGCACGCTCACCGTGCCGGCCGGCGCATCGGGAGACCTCGAACTCACCACGCAGATGGCCGCACCCGGGGTCACCGCCGACCACCGTCCCCTGCACGCCCGAGTCACCTCGGGCACTCCGCCCGTCACAGCGGGGCTGACGGTCGACCGGGCCACCGTGCACCCCGGCGCCACCGTCGGCGGCACTCTGGACATCACCAACAACGACAGCGGACCGCACACACTGCGGCTGGCCCTCGACGACCAGGCGCCCGGCTCCGCACTGCGGATCAGCCCTGCCACCGTCACGGCGGCCCCGGGCGAGCGCACCCGCGCCAGGTTCACTCTCTCGCTCGGTCCCGGCACTCCGCTCGGCGAGGTGGGAGGAAGCATCACCGTCGTCGACACGGGCGACGACGGGCGCGTGCTGGACACCTCGTTCCTCGATCTCCGGGTCGAGGCGCCGCCCACCTGGTGGGACCGCTGGTGGGGCGCGGTGATCGGCGGCGGCGCACTGGTACTGGTGCTCGCGGCCTTCGCCGTCGTACGGCTCGGAGCCCGCAGGCGGCGCCGCGATCTCGTCGGCGTTCAGCTGGAGTTGAGCACGGAGGGCAGATCGCTCGACGAGCTCACCATACGTTCGGGGCAGAGCACCGGCGGCGAATTCCACTTCACCGTGGACCGGGCCACGGGCGCCGCTCCCTCGCTCCAGCGCAGCACCCCCGGAGCGCCCGCTTCCCACCGGCTGCGCCGCACCGGGGCGGGCGAGATCCTGCTCCGCCCGCAGCAGGGGCGCGAACACGCCGTACGCGCGGGGGAGTCGACCGGTATCGCCGACGGCCTGGAACTCGTCGTACGCGACCGGCGCGGCCCGGCCGGCCGGTCCTCGCGCGGCGAGCGCGGTCGCACCTGGCCCGGCCGCGCCCGGGGCGGGCGGACCGGCGGCGACGCGGGCACACCATCGCGCGGCCGCTGGTCCCGGCCCAACCGCGGCAACGATGCGGCCGGCCGCCCCCGCCCGGGCGGTGACCCGGCCGACACCGGAGAACAGCCGGCCGGTACGCGCCGGTTCGACCCCAATTTCTGA